A genome region from Primulina eburnea isolate SZY01 chromosome 9, ASM2296580v1, whole genome shotgun sequence includes the following:
- the LOC140841349 gene encoding ABC transporter F family member 1-like, whose product MVSDASKKKAAQKKAAAAAKRGGKAAAAPSKAAASVDNGTNGESLANGVDALQISDRTCTGVICSHPLSKDIRIESLSLTFHGHDLIVDSELELNYGRRYGLLGLNGCGKSTLLSAIGCRELPIPEHMDIFHLSREIEASDMSSLEAVINCDEERLRLEKEAEALAGQEDGGGEQLDRIYERLEALDASTAEKRAAEILFGLGFNKKMQEKKTRDFSGGWRMRIALARALFMMPTILLLDEPTNHLDLEACVWLEETLKKFDRILVVVSHSQDFLNGVCTNIIHMQSKKLKLYTGNYDQYVQTRSELEENQMKQYKWEQEQISSMKEYIARFGHGSAKLARQAQSKEKTLAKMERGGLTEKVARDKLLVFRFTDVGKLPPPVLQFVEVTFGYSPDNLIYKNIDFGVDLDSRVALVGPNGAGKSTLLKLMTGDLVPQDGMVRRHNHLKIAQYHQHLAEKLDMEMSALLFMMREYPGNEEERMRAAVGRFGLTGKAQTMPMKNLSDGQKSRVIFAWLAWRQPHMLLLDEPTNHLDIETIDSLAEALNEWDGGMVLVSHDFRLINQVAHEIWVCENQTVTRWEGDIIQFKEHLKKKAGLSD is encoded by the exons ATGGTGTCGGATGCGAGCAAGAAGAAGGCGGCTCAGAAGAAAGCTGCGGCCGCCGCCAAGAGAGGAGGTAAGGCAGCGGCTGCCCCATCTAAGGCGGCAGCTTCGGTTGATAATGGAACCAACGGCGAAAGTTTGGCTAATGGTGTTGATGCTCTTCAGATATCTGATCGGACGTGTACTGGAGTTATTTGCTCGCATCCTTTGTCAAAAGATATTCGT ATAGAGTCTCTGTCACTCACTTTTCACGGGCATGATCTCATAGTTGATTCTGAATTGGAACTGAATTATGGAAG ACGTTATGGTCTCCTTGGGCTAAATGGATGTGGAAAGTCTACTCTTCTTTCTGCAATAGGTTGTCGAGAGCTTCCCATTCCAGAACACATGGATATTTTTCACCTTAGCAGAGAGATTGAAGCTTCTGATATGTCTTCACTCGAGGCTGTTATAAACTGCGATGAAGAGAGGTTAAGATTGGAGAAAGAGGCTGAAGCATTGGCTGGTCAG GAGGATGGTGGTGGAGAACAACTTGATCGCATATATGAACGTTTGGAAGCGCTCGATGCATCAACTGCTGAGAAGCGTGCTGCTGAGATTTTGTTTGGTCTTGGTTTCAACAAGAAGATGCAAGAAAAGAAAACACGCGACTTCTCTGGTGGTTGGAGGATGAGGATTGCTTTAGCACGAGCTCTTTTCATGATGCCCACCATACTATTGCTTGATGAACCAACAAATCATCTTG ACCTAGAGGCTTGTGTTTGGTTGGAAGAGACATTGAAGAAGTTTGATCGAATTCTGGTTGTGGTTTCGCATTCCCAGGATTTTCTGAATGGAGTCTGCACCAACATCATCCATATGCAGAGTAAGAAATTGAAGCTCTACACTGGTAATTATGATCAATATGTTCAGACCCGTTCAGAACTTGAAGAGAACCAGATGAAACAGTATAAATGGGAGCAGGAACAGATATCTTCTATGAAGGAATACATTGCACGCTTTGGACATGGCTCAGCTAAACTTGCACGTCAGGCTCAGAGCAAGGAGAAAACTCTGGCAAAGATGGAGCGAGGTGGACTCACCGAGAAGGTAGCCAGGGACAAACTTCTGGTATTCAGATTTACTGACGTGGGAAAGCTGCCTCCTCCTGTTCTACAATTCGTGGAAGTTACATTTGGCTACAGCCCTGATAATCTTATTTACAAGAACATAGATTTCGGAGTAGACCTTGATTCAAGAGTAGCACTGGTGGGACCCAATGGGGCTGGAAAGAGTACCCTGCTGAAATTGATGACAGGTGATTTAGTTCCTCAGGATGGCATGGTTCGGCGCCACAATCATTTGAAAATTGCCCAGTACCATCAACATTTAGCTGAGAAGCTCGACATGGAAATGTCTGCTCTCCTGTTTATGATGAGAGAGTACCCAGGAAACGAGGAGGAGAGGATGAGGGCTGCAGTCGGGAGATTTGGTCTTACAGGTAAAGCTCAAACTATGCCTATGAAAAACTTGTCTGATGGACAAAAAAGTCGTGTGATCTTTGCGTGGCTAGCTTGGAGACAACCACATATGTTATTGTTGGATGAGCCGACTAACCATTTAGATATCGAGACTATTGATTCGCTAGCTGAGGCATTAAATGAATGGGACGGTGGTATGGTTCTTGTAAGCCATGATTTTAGGCTTATAAACCAGGTGGCTCATGAGATTTGGGTGTGTGAGAACCAGACTGTGACTCGGTGGGAGGGTGACATCATACAATTTAAGGAGCACTTGAAGAAAAAGGCGGGATTGTCTGACTGA